One Deinococcus roseus DNA window includes the following coding sequences:
- a CDS encoding CBS domain-containing protein produces the protein MRLILAHDNADLDAIASLALARKLHPDAIPVLHGGLDGSERTAFILFKDALGILTPEDLPDEEIESLIVVDTHDLGRLGEYAEVARKVPVLVYDHHPTEGEVPPGHYQLVGSCATLLTRRIQQEGIELTNPEATLALAGLEADTDFFQNGNTTREDFQAAAYLSQFADLRVVREITRQFFDPEALNILAELLKNPGWQDIGAFRVILKILQPEDRIPGAGLAMRLISLTGADAVFLFLQDGERTDVVARARQRGPNVARILQDLGGGGHKQAASARVDLPPEEAYRKVLECTAWQEKPILVQDRMTRDVRTLSDSLKINEAIVELVKIGHNGAPVLHEGKLVGMVSRRDLDRAMRHGLQNAPVKSVMSRRVISIEPDEPLGHATELIRKHSVGRLPVVKGGHLLGILTRSDLLGEAPPKPDLTEKVLGHLQMQDWEMIETVRENAPSTARIMLVGGAVRDALLGKHPTDLDVVVSGVDVIEVAQQSGLDFKCYPQYGNATLTLPNGNHLDLIQARDEYYTAPGAAPTVMKGTLEQDLARRDFTVNALALQLTPEVKFIDQHDGLSDLQAEVLRVLHPLSFLEDPSRIVRGARLAVRLGFRLEERTLSTISDALPHAEMAFKRLKNELLLVFQERTPGAVFEMLQEWGAGELYGFGDLTALKRADEARRKGEHVPTETLMALWLHSFAPEQRKQVARIWQIPKRTREVADLAGPEDFLRMSDWEFLYWCLLNPDQARAYEVAKLTPPRQVTGKDLLDLGMKPGSALGELLEHLKVLRQQEEVSGFEEELEVARRWIRDGRDAEG, from the coding sequence ATGCGTCTGATTCTTGCCCACGACAACGCCGATCTGGATGCCATTGCCAGCCTTGCCCTGGCCCGCAAACTTCACCCGGATGCCATCCCTGTGCTGCATGGGGGTCTGGACGGCAGTGAGCGCACGGCTTTCATCCTGTTCAAGGACGCGCTGGGCATCCTGACCCCGGAAGACCTGCCCGACGAGGAGATCGAATCCCTGATAGTGGTGGACACCCACGACCTGGGAAGGCTGGGAGAGTACGCCGAGGTGGCCCGCAAAGTGCCGGTGCTGGTGTACGACCACCATCCCACCGAAGGGGAAGTGCCTCCCGGCCATTATCAGCTTGTGGGGTCCTGCGCCACCTTGCTGACCCGCAGGATCCAGCAGGAAGGCATCGAACTGACCAACCCGGAGGCCACCCTTGCCCTGGCAGGTCTGGAGGCAGACACCGATTTTTTCCAGAACGGCAACACCACCAGAGAAGATTTTCAGGCTGCAGCTTACCTTTCGCAGTTTGCAGATTTGCGGGTGGTGCGGGAAATCACCCGTCAGTTCTTTGACCCCGAGGCCCTGAACATCCTGGCTGAGTTGCTGAAAAATCCGGGCTGGCAGGACATCGGAGCGTTTCGGGTGATTTTAAAAATCCTGCAGCCTGAAGACCGCATTCCCGGAGCGGGCCTGGCCATGCGCCTGATCAGCCTGACCGGAGCAGATGCCGTGTTTCTGTTCTTGCAGGATGGAGAGCGCACCGATGTGGTGGCCCGGGCCAGACAGCGCGGCCCCAATGTGGCCCGCATTTTGCAGGACCTTGGAGGAGGAGGGCACAAGCAGGCCGCCAGTGCCCGTGTGGATCTGCCGCCTGAAGAAGCTTACAGAAAGGTGCTGGAATGCACGGCATGGCAGGAGAAACCCATCCTGGTTCAGGACCGCATGACCAGAGACGTGCGCACCCTATCAGACAGCCTGAAAATCAATGAAGCGATTGTGGAACTGGTCAAGATCGGGCACAACGGGGCACCTGTACTGCACGAAGGGAAACTGGTCGGGATGGTGTCCAGAAGGGACCTGGACCGGGCCATGCGACACGGGCTGCAAAATGCTCCAGTCAAGAGTGTGATGTCCAGAAGGGTGATTTCCATTGAACCCGATGAACCGCTGGGCCACGCCACCGAACTGATCCGCAAACATTCGGTGGGCAGGCTCCCGGTGGTCAAAGGCGGTCACCTGCTGGGCATCCTGACCCGTTCGGATTTGCTGGGAGAGGCCCCCCCCAAACCCGACCTCACCGAGAAGGTCCTGGGGCACCTGCAAATGCAGGACTGGGAAATGATCGAAACGGTGCGGGAAAATGCCCCCTCAACCGCCCGGATCATGCTGGTGGGAGGTGCAGTCAGGGACGCTTTGCTGGGCAAACACCCCACCGATCTGGATGTGGTGGTCAGTGGTGTGGATGTCATCGAAGTGGCACAGCAGAGCGGTCTGGATTTCAAATGCTACCCCCAGTATGGCAATGCCACCCTGACCCTGCCCAACGGCAATCACCTGGACCTGATTCAGGCCAGAGACGAGTACTACACTGCCCCAGGAGCAGCCCCCACCGTGATGAAAGGCACCCTGGAACAGGACCTCGCCAGACGGGATTTCACGGTGAATGCGCTGGCCCTGCAACTGACCCCGGAAGTCAAATTCATAGACCAGCACGATGGACTTTCAGATTTGCAGGCAGAGGTGCTGCGGGTGCTGCACCCCCTGAGTTTTCTGGAAGACCCCAGCCGCATTGTGCGCGGAGCAAGGCTGGCTGTGCGTCTGGGTTTCCGCCTGGAGGAACGCACCCTCAGCACCATCTCTGATGCCCTTCCACATGCAGAAATGGCCTTCAAACGCCTGAAAAACGAGCTGCTGCTGGTGTTTCAGGAGCGCACCCCCGGAGCGGTTTTTGAGATGCTGCAAGAGTGGGGGGCCGGGGAACTGTACGGATTTGGGGACCTCACCGCCTTAAAACGGGCCGATGAAGCCCGCCGCAAAGGGGAACATGTGCCCACCGAAACCCTGATGGCCCTGTGGTTGCATTCCTTTGCCCCAGAACAGCGCAAGCAAGTGGCCCGCATCTGGCAGATCCCCAAACGCACCCGCGAAGTGGCGGATCTGGCTGGACCCGAGGACTTCCTGCGCATGAGCGACTGGGAATTCCTGTACTGGTGCCTGCTCAACCCGGATCAGGCCAGAGCTTATGAGGTGGCGAAACTCACCCCTCCCCGTCAGGTCACCGGCAAGGACCTGCTGGACCTGGGCATGAAACCAGGATCTGCATTGGGAGAACTGCTGGAACACCTGAAGGTTTTGAGGCAGCAGGAAGAAGTGAGCGGTTTTGAGGAAGAACTGGAAGTGGCGAGGAGGTGGATTCGGGATGGGAGAGATGCCGAGGGCTAA